TTGCACTGCCAGTGTAAGGCTGCTAAGTTTAGCCAGTTAATGAAAGGCAATTAAATAATTCTGCCCAAAGAAAGGCTGGAAATGCTTTAAAGAACAGGTAGTTTGAAATTTGTAGTTGTTAGTTGCCAGGAAGGTTTCATGTGTGATGGATTCGGGAATGTCGACCTGGTGACTAACAACTCTTTTTTTTGATATGCCCCACAGCCCCTATCTTTGTCCTCCGAGGAAAGGAAGGGAGTTATGTACGCAATTGTCGATATCGAAACCACAGGTGGGCACGCCAGTGCCAATGGCATCACCGAAATAGCCATTTTCATTTACGATGGATCTCAAATCGTTCAGCAATACGAATCGCTGATCAATCCAGGCGTACCCATTCCCCGTTATATCCAATCCCTCACCGGCATTACTGACGATATGGTGGCCTCAGCTCCCAAATTCGCAGATGTCGCCGGAGAAGTATTTGCCTTACTGAAGGACAATATCTTCGTCGCCCACAATGTCAATTTCGACTACTCATTTTTACAATACCATTTGCTGCAGGCAGGCTACGACCTCCGCACCAAAAAACTTTGCACAGTACGTCTGGGGCGCAAGATCGTTCCCGGTTTACCCAGCTATAGTCTCGGAAATCTCTGTCGCTCGCTGCAAATCAATGTAGCGCACCGGCACCGTGCTGCCGGTGATGCAGCTGCTACCGTTCGCCTGTTCGGCCTCTACCTGAGCCTGGATAGCAATAACGCAATCTCTGCAGCACTCAAAACCACCAGTAAGGAGCAGTTCCTCCCTACGAACCTGCCGCCTGACCAGATGAAGTCCTTACCAGCCAATCCGGGTGTGTATTACTTCCATGATCAGAAAGGGAAGGTCATCTATGTAGGTAAAGCCAGGAATATTAAAAAACGCGTCAACAGCCATTTCACGGGCAACAATCCAAGTCGCCAGCGACAGGAATTTTTGCGCAACATCCACAGTATCTCTCATGAAGTGACTGGTACAGAACTGATGGCCAATATCCTGGAAAGCGTGGAAATCAAAAGGCTGTGGCCAAAGTATAACAAGAGCCAGAAGAATATCGAATTTAAATACGGCTTTTACACCTTTGAAGACCAGCTCGGCTACCTGCGCCTCGTGATTGAACGCCGCCGCAAGTATACCATGCCGCTTCACTCATTTCCTTTACTGGTGCAGGGTCACACGATGCTCAAAGGGCTGATCCGGGAGTTTGATCTCTGCCCGCGCCTCTGCTTCCTTCAGAAAGGGGATGGTGCCTGCAAGCCGCTCACCGGCCATAAGTGCAAAGGCGCCTGCGAAAAAAAGGAAACACCTGAATACTACAATCTCCGGGTTCGGGCCGCTATCATCCACATGCAAAAGGCACAGCCTTCCTATTTGATCGTGGATGCCGGCCGTGACGCCGAGGAACAAAGCTGTATCCTCATGGAAAAAGGCCGCTTCTATGGTATGGGCTATATTCCCCGTGAAACCGCCATCACAGAAGAAATGAACGTAAAGGAATGGCTCACCCAGTACCCTGACAATGAATATATTTTAAACCTGATCCACCAGTTTGCCGGCGCGAATAATTCCCGCCTGCTAAAGTTTTCTTAGTTAATTAATCCCAGCTAAAGTATTTTTGCGCATCTGAATGCATAGCCGGCAGCAAATTGCCCTGTGAATGAAGGATATTCATTAATCGTTATAATCGGTATTATTTCATGTTAGAGTCAAAGTTTAATTTTCCCGGGCAAACGGCTTTCTACAAGGGAAAGGTAAGAGACGTATACACCATCAATGATAAAGAGATGGTAATGGTAGCAAGCAACCGGATCTCCGCTTTCGATGTGGTGCTGCCCCGTCCAATTCCTTACAAAGGTCAGGTGCTGAACCAGGTAGCTGCTATTATGCTGGAAGCTACTAAGGATATCGTGCCTAACTGGGTGAAGGCTGTACCCTTACCAAATGTAACCATTGGCTTGAAATGTGAAACTTTCCCGGTAGAAATGGTGGTTCGTGGTAACCTCACCGGCCATGCCTGGAGAACCTACAAAAGCGGTAAACGCGAATTGTGCGGTGTAACCATGCCGGAAGGGCTGAAAGAGAACGACTATTTCCCAACGCCGATCATCACTCCGACTACCAAAGCACATGAAGGGCACGATGAAGACATTTCCCGCGAAGACATCCTCGCAAAAGGCCTGGTAAGCAAGGACGATTACGAACAGCTGGAGAAATACACACTGGCACTCTTTGCCCGTGGTAAAGTACTAGCGGCAAAACGTGGCCTGATCCTCGTAGATACCAAATATGAATTTGGTAAAATTGGCGATACCATCTACGTGATCGATGAGATCCATACACCGGATTCTTCCCGTTACTTTTACGCAGAAGGCTACGAAGAAAAACAAAAAGCCGGACAGGCACAGAAACAGCTCTCTAAAGAGTTCGTACGCGAATGGCTGATGGCAAATGGATTCCAGGGTAAAGAAGGCCAGCAGGTGCCTGAAATGACCGATGAATTCGTGACTACCGTGAGCGAACGCTATATCGAACTATTCGAAAATATCACTGGTCAAAAGTTCGTGAAGCAGGACATAAGTGATGCTGAAAGCGAGCAGAAGATCATCGAGACTTTGAAAAGTTTATAAGTATAAAAAGAGGTTGGATCAAAAGTAATTTTGAAGGCATTGAGAACTTTATGTGCTGAAACACGCGCCGCCGGTTATCGGAATTAAATCCGGGTAAATTACTTTTGATGCGACCTCTTTGTTTTTTCGGAAACCAATAATCGCCTGGAATTCTAAGGATAGAATAATGAAACACCTAGCCGTACTGAATAAATATTTCCTTCGCTACAAATGGCGCTTTCTGCTTGGACTGATCTGCACAGTAGTCTCCATCGTATTCAGTGTGTTTCAACCTATCATGGTGCGCCAGATCTTCGATCTGCTGGCACAAAACCTCAATAATTATCACCTGATCAGTGATACCAATCTCAAAACGATCTTTCACTCCGACTTCTCTAAAGTCCTCGCTTTTTATGGTGTAATGCTCCTTGTATTCGCTTTACTGAGTGGTTTCTTCTTATACCTCCAACGGCAATCCCTTATTGTGATGAGCCGCCACATTGAATTTGACCTCAAGAACGAAATTTACCAGCACTACCAGATGCTGGATCTCAACTTCTTTAAGATGCACCGGACCGGTGACCTTATGAGCCGCATTACAGAAGACGTATCACGTGTACGCATGTATGTAGGCCCGGCTATCATGTATGCTACCCGCACCATCTTTATGCTTGTGATCGTGGTATACCTGATGATAGACGTAAACCCCTTACTCACGCTGTATACCTTATCACCACTGCCTTTCCTGGCACTCACTATCTATTATGTGAACTTTATTATTCACAGGAAGAGTGAACGAATCCAGGCACAATTATCAAACATTACTTCTATCGCACAGGAATCTTATTCCGGTATCCGGGTGATCAAATCATACGTACAGGAAGAAGGGATGATCGAACATTTTGAGAAAGCCAGTGAAGATTATAAAATCAGTTCAGTGAGCCTGGCAAAGACAGATGCACTCTTCCAACCCAGTATGGCATTGATGATAGGATTGAGTGTACTCTTAACAATCTTTATCGGTGGTATACAGGTGATCCATGGCAACATCACCGTCGGTAACCTCGCAGAATTCGTGATTTATGTAAACATGCTGATGTTCCCATTCCTCTCTATCGGTATGGTGGCCAGCATGGTACAGCGTGCCGCTGCGAGTCAGCAACGTTTAAATGAATTCCTCGACATCAAACCGAATATCCATAACCAGCCGGATGCAAAGTCAATAGAGGTAAAAGGGGAAGTCGTATTCAAAAACGTATCCTTCACTTACCCGCATACAGGTATACAGGCTATCCGGCATTTTAATCTCACGGTAAAACCGGGAGAAAAGGTAGCGGTAATAGGCCGTACAGGTTCGGGAAAATCCACCCTCGCACAGTTATTGATCCGTATGTATGACCCGCAGGAAGGAGCGGTGATGCTGGATGGGATGGACCTGAGAACCCTGAAACTCGAAGACCTGCGTACCCAGATCAGTTATGTACCACAGGATGTATTCCTGTTTTCAGATACCATTACCAACAATATCCGCTTCGGTACCCCGGAAGCCAACGAGGAGGCCGTACATCGTGCCGCCCGCCAGGCATCGGTCGAAAAGGACATCCTGGGTTTTCCGGAAGGGTTCAATACCTTAGTAGGAGAGCGGGGTGTTACCCTGAGTGGTGGTCAGAAACAACGTATATCAATCGCCCGTGGACTGATCAAAGATCCGAATCTGTTGGTGTTTGATGACTGTTTGTCGGCTGTAGATGCCCGTACAGAGAAAGAAATCATTGGTAATCTGTATGCATACCTGAAAGATAAAACTGCTATTATCATTACCCATCGCATATTTGCCCTTTTTGAGTTTGATAAAATCATTGTTTTAGATGATGGAAAGATCGTTGAAACCGGCACCCATGAAGAATTATTGTCATTAAATGGTTACTACACAGAATTATACGCCCGCCAGCAATCCGGTGAAGATGAATCTGTAATAGAATAAGGATCAAAATTTTATACATGCCTGAAAACCAGTACTTAAGCCGACTTTCTATCATTTTTCAAAATCATTTAAAATTATTTTGATATTTGTAAAACAATAGTATATTTGTTGCTTATTGGAAAAAGGATTTGATTCGTTAACAACTTAAATCTATCAACTGTGGCGTACGAAAATACCAATCAGCAGGAAAGAAATAATGACAGTATCTTTTCTAAACGATTGAAAGCGGGCAAAAGAAGAACATACTTCTTTGATGTAAAGACCACTCGGGGAAATGATTACTTTCTGACCATTACAGAAAGCAAAAAACGCTTTAATGACAATGGTTATGACAGGCACAAAGTGTTCCTGTACAAGGAGGACTTCAACAAGTTCCTGAATGCATTAACAGAGACTATCAACTATGTGAAGACTGAGTTGATGCCCGACTTCGATTTTGATGCCTACAATCACGACTATGTACGTGATGATGAAGATGGAGAAGGCGCAGAAGGTTCTTCTGATGCTGCTGTGGAAGCCGCTGTAGAAGCTGCTGCCGCACCTGCTGCTACTGCTACTGCATCTGCTACTTCACATAGTGAAGATGTAGATAAGTGGTAAGGGAAGGTTCAAATTGACTTCTTAAACTTCTTATACAACCTCCGGATTTTTCCGGAGGTTTTTTTATTGCATAAAAAGAGGATGTCTGCCGCAGGCAGACACCCTCTTTTATACTGATTCATAAAGAAGTCTATTTCTTGAGCTTCTTCCAGGCATTAATCAACCCATTGGTAGAACTATCATGACTACTCACAGCACTATCATTCACCAACTCAGGCAGGATCTTATTTGCCAGCTGTTTACCTAATTCTACACCCCACTGATCAAAGCTGTAAATATTCCAGATCACACCCTGTACAAAGATCTTATGCTCGTACATGGCTACCAGTGAACCCAGGGTTCTCGGATCAATCTCCTTCACCAGGAATGAATTCGTTGGCCTGTTACCAGTGAACACTTTATAAGGAGTCAATTCCGCGATCTCCGCATCCTTCAATCCCTGTTTCACCAGTTCTGCTTTCACTTCTTCAGCACTCTTACCATTCATCAGTGCTTCTGTTTGTGCAAAGAAGTTAGACAGCAATTTTACATGATGATCGCCAATTGGATTGTGGCTAATAGCGGGTGCGATAAAGTCGGCCGGAATAATACGAGTACCCTGGTGGATCAGCTGATAAAATGCATGCTGTCCATTTGTACCAGGTTCACCCCATACAATCGGACCGGTTTCATAAGTTACCGCCTTACCATTACGGTCTACATACTTACCATTGCTCTCCATATTGCCTTGTTGGAAATACGCTGCAAAGCGATGCATGTACTGATCATAAGCGAGGATGGCTTCAGTAGCAGTGCCAAAGAAGTTGCCATACCACAAGCCGATCAGCGCCATGATAGCAGGAATATTTTTCTCTAATGGAGTAGTCTGGAAATGTTTATCTACTGCATGCGCACCTTCCAGTAATTTCTTGAAATTATCAAAGCCTACAGTCAGTGCAATGCTCAGTCCAATTGCGGACCACAGTGAATAACGGCCTCCTACCCAATCCCAGAACTCAAACATGTTCGCAGGATCGATACCGAATTCCTTCACCGCCTTTTCATTGGTAGATAATGCCGCAAAGTGCTTCGCTACAAACTTCTCATCCTTTGCATGCTCCAGGAACCAGCTGCGTGCAGTCAATGCATTGGTCATAGTTTCCTGTGTGGTAAAGGTCTTGGAAGCAACTAAGAATAATGTTTCTTCAGGAGAAACTTTCTTCAGCGTTTCAGCGATATGGGTGCCATCTACATTAGACACGAAGTAAGGCTGCATACCTTCTTTCCAGTAAGGTTTCAGCGCTTCAGTCACCATCACCGGACCTAAGTCGGAGCCACCGATACCGATGTTTACAATATAACGTATAGGCTTACCGGTATACCCTTTCCATTCACCGCTGTGAACGCGCTCGCAGAACTCTTCCATTTTCTTCTGCACAGTCAGTACATCGGGCATCACATCTTTACCATCCAGCACAACAGGATTGCCTGAGAAATTACGCAGTGCTGTGTGCAGTACTGCTCTGTTCTCGGTAGCGTTTATTTTTTCAGCGCTGAACATGGCTTTGATACCTTCTTCCACACCACACTCTTTCGCCAGTGCAAACAGCTTCGTCAGGGTTTCTTCAGTAATAATGTTCTTTGAATAGTCGAACAGGATTTGTTCAAAACGCAGATTGAATTTGTTAAATCTTTCAGCATCTTCCGCAAACAAAGTGCGCATGTGCGTTTGCTTCATCTGGTCTGCGTGTTTCAGCAGCTCCTGCCAGGCTTTTGTTGATTCAGGATTTGTCGTTGGGAACATGAGTTGATTTTTTAGTCTCCAAATGTAATAAATTATTTAACGGCCATTTAGGTAGTGTTGCAGTTTGAATTTATTAAATATCTATTAAAGAAATAGCTCAAGTATAGACCTTTCCGCCGTACAATTCGCGCTATAAATTAATAACAACACTACTCCTTTTTACAAATTAGCTCTCTGATCCCCGCAACCAGCACTACGCCGATCGCCGAGAGGCAACAGATTATTACGGGTAGGGCCATGGTCGTCACTTCACTCTGCCGTTTAGCAATGATCCCGTAAAATGCCCAGATAGCCACCATGCCCGCCACGATATTGTGTCGTTTTACGACCAGCAGGGTGGCACCTGCACAGGCAACCAGGATGAGTATAGCCGTGACAGGTACGCTCATGCCATCCCAGCCGGAATATACCAGCAGTGCAGCAATATTGGCTACCGTCGCTACACAGATCCAGCCCAGGTACAGGCTGAAAGGAATGAATACGAACCATCGCATGGCGCGGCTGGCACCCGGTGCAGCAATATTAAAATTAATATGGATAGCCAGCAATGATATTAATAAGGTAAGCATCAGTAATATTGCCAGTGGTAGCAACTCATAATGCCAGGCAAAGAGCCAGCAACTGTTGGCCATACAGCTGATTAGCCACCAGCCGCGCATCCTTTCCATGAATTGTTCCAAAGAATCCTCATGTCCGGAAGCAAAGGCGAGCCAAAGCTGATAAATGATGAACCCTATCAGTGCCAGGTAAATGAGCCCCCAGATGGAAAAGGTAAAACCCGCTGGTACAAAGAGATTATCATACTTTTCAGAGACCTGTGCGGTGGTATTGCCGTTGATCAGGCCCAGGCCTGCAAGTGCATTCACACCGATGACCATCAGATACCCTATTGTATTAAAAATTGCGCTGTTCTTGTAGTAAAGGGTTTCATGAGAGGCTTTCATGGATAGTTGAAATTTTTAATTTAAGGGCAAAGAATAATGTCAATGTGCAACAAATATTGTTCCCCTTTTTCCTTACATTTGCCACCATTATGACAGCAGAACAACTCAAAGCTATGAGGGACCGTCTCCATGTCCTGGGAGGTTTTCTTTAACGTCCAGGACCGCATAGCAAAAATCGAAAATGACAAACAATTATCGTTAGCCCCCGGCTTCTGGGACGACAATGCCCGGGCTACGTCAATTCTGAAAGAGATCAAAGTCAACAAGTTCTGGGTCGATCTTTACGAGCAGGTGAAAACCTCTATTGAAGATAGCGCCGTACTGCTGGACTTCCAGAAAGAGGGTGAAGCCTCTGAAGAAGAAGTAGCAGCAGCTTACGACGGAGCCGTGGCAGCTTTGGATGAATTGGAATTCAAGTCTACCTTGAACGAGCCGGAAGACGAGATGCCGGCAGTACTTACCATCAACTCCGGTGCCGGTGGTACCGAGAGCCAGGATTGGGCCGAGATGCTGCTGCGTATGTATCGTATGTACGGTGAAAAACAAGGCTGGAAAGTATCTGAGATCGACGTGCAATACGGGGATGGTGCTGGTATCAAATCCGCTTCCCTGGAGTTCGACGGTAGCTTTGCCTATGGATTGCTGAAAGCTGAGAGCGGGGTACACCGTCTGGTGCGTATCTCTCCGTTCGACGCCAATGCCCGCAGGCATACCTCATTTGCTTCAGTCTATGTGTATCCGTTGGTGGACGATACCATTGAAATTGCCGTGAATCCGGCCGACCTCGAATGGGAATTCTACCGTTCCGGTGGTAAAGGTGGACAGAACGTCAATAAGGTGGAAACAGCCGTGCGACTTAAGCACATTCCTACAGGCATCATCGTGGAATGTCAGCAGGCCCGTACACAGGGAGAAAACCGTGAGAAGGCATTGACAATGCTGAAATCACGCCTGTATGAGGAAGAGCTGCGCAAGCGCGAAGAGCTGAAAAATGCCGCTAACGCTAATAAGCGTAAAATCGAATGGGGTTCGCAGATCCGTTCTTACGTCTTCCATCCGTACAAGATGATCAAGGATCATCGTACCGATTTTGAAGTAGGAAACGTAGGCCCCGTGATGGACGGAGAACTGGAAGGCTTTATTAAAGCTTACCTGATGATGTCCAAAGAAAATAATTAAGGTTACTTATTTAAAAAGGCCCCTCCTGCCGGAGGGGCTTTTTTCTTTTTTGCACAATGGAATGGCCTTTATAACCCACTTCCAATTTCTAAAGCCATCCGCAGGCCAGCCTGCCGGTACCGATCCTTGGGAGAAAAATTACAAATTGAATTATTACCCAAAGGCACTAATTTTATATTATCTCGTTACAACAAAAACTCTTTGAGAATGCACAACGCTTATTTTCATTTTGCTGCACCGGCAAATGAACCGGTTTACAGCTATGCACCCGGATCGCCAGAAAAGGTTGCATTGAAAAAGCAACTGTCTGCCTTTAAGGCGCAACAGGCGGATATTCCTATGTACATCAACAACCAGGAAATTCGTACCGGGAAAACTGTTGACCTGCGCCCTCCTCACGAAATCAAGCACAAACTGGGTCATTTCCACATGGGTGAAGCTGCCCATATCAATGACGCCATCGCCGCCGCACTGGCCGCCAAAGAACAATGGGCCGCTACCACCTGGGAACAACGTGCCGCCATCTTCCTGAAAGCCGCTGAGCTGATTGCAACCAAATATCGCTACCACATGAATGCTGCGACCATGCTTGGTCAAAGCAAAAACGCCTACCAGGCAGAGATCGATAGCGCCTGCGAACTGATCGACTTCCTGCGTTACAATGTGCATTTCCTTTCAGAGATCTATAAACAACAACCTGTAAGTTCTCCAGGTGTACACAACCGTACCGAATACCGCCCCCTGGAAGGTTTCGTACTGGCCGTAACACCGTTCAACTTCACCGCGATAGCAGGTAACCTGCCTGCTTCTGCAGCTATGTGTGGCAACGTCGTGGTTTGGAAGCCAGCTGATACCCAGGTATTCGCTGCCAACATGTTTATGCAGATCATGATCGAAGCAGGGCTGCCTGCAGGTGTAATCAACCTCATTTATGTAGATGGTCCGAAACTTGGTGAGATCTGCTTCAGCCATCCTGATTTTGCAGGTATTCACTTCACCGGTTCTACCGCCGTGTTCCAGCATATGTGGCAGACGATCGGTCAGAACATCAATAAATACAAGGCTTACCCACGCATAGTAGGGGAGACCGGTGGTAAAGATTTCGTGCTGGCACACAGCTCTGCGGATGCAGATGTGACAGCCATTGCACTGGCACGTGGTGCCTTCGAATACCAGGGTCAGAAATGTTCCGCAGCAAGCCGCGCTTACCTGCCTTCCAATATTGCGGAAGCGGTGAAAGCCCGTCTGCTGGCTGAACTGAAGACTATGAAAATGGGTACTGTGGAAGACTTCAGCAACTTTATCAATGCAGTGATCGACGAGCGTTCTTTCAATAAAATCGTAAATTATATTGAGAATGCGAAGAAAGATCCTGCGGCTAAGATCATTGCTGGTGGTAACTATAGTAAAACGGAAGGTTACTTCATTGAGCCTACGGTGATCGAAGTTTCAGATCCTAAATATGTAACCATGTGCGAGGAGATCTTCGGTCCTGTGCTGACGATCTACACGTATGAAGCAGATAAATTTGAAGAAATTATGAATGTGGTTGATAGCAGCTCTGCGTATGCATTGACGGGGTCTATCATTGCACAGGATCGTTATGCAATTGATCTGGCGACTAAGAAGCTGGTGAATGCAGCAGGTAATTTCTATATTAATGATAAGCCGACTGGTGCGGTGGTAGGACAACAGCCTTTTGGTGGAGCGAGAGCTTCCGGTACCAATGACAAGGCAGGTTCTATGCTGAACCTGTACAGGTGGTTGAGTGCAAGGACAATTAAAGAGACCCTGGTGCCACCTACCGAGTATGGTTATCCTTTCGTAAAAGAAGCATAATGGTCTTCAAAAAAGTATGAACTTAAAAGGGCACTTCTTCGAAAGAGTGCCCTTTTTAATTCATTTGAAGATATGTTGCTATTCAGTAAAATTCCTGTTCAATTTCCTGAATGGCCCGTTTAATGTTATTTAATATTCTTCAGCGCCGCCAATGCCTCCTGCACATGCTTCTCGCTATCTTTCATCGAATTGAAAGTATGCACAATCACCCCCTGCTTATCTACCACATAAGTCACCCTTCCCGGGATCACAAACGTCTTTGGTACCCCAAATAATTTCCTTACCGTATTGGAAGTATCCGCCAGTAATGTAAATGGCAGATGATGATGCTCGGCAAACTTTTTATGCGAAGCCACCCCATCAGCACTAATTCCAATCACCTTAGCCCCATACTGGGAAAAAGAAGTATAAGCATCACGGAATGAACATGCTTCTTTCGTACATACACTGGTCTCGTCTTTTGGATAAAAATAGATGACCATGGGCTGCTTGCCCAATGCTGTACTGATATCAAAGGTATTACCATCCTGGTCCTTTAACTGAAATGCCGGTACTTTATCGCCCACTTTCAGCTGGGATTTGGAATTGCATGCAAATAAGAGGAAAGTCAATGAGAATATAAGTATGCGCTTCATATGATAATGATTGAATTAAGTACCTGCAATATAATGATTAAAAACCTAAGCCGCTGGCAAGCCCGCCCCTGCAAATGATCGCATCTGCCGGCGGAGGATGCGATCATTTGTAATATTTCAACGCATATTCCTTATTTTTACCCCCTAAAACTGCATACTTTGAAGACCATACTGAGTGGTACACAAGTGGCCATCACTGTTGACAGACTTTGTCACCAGCTTATCGAAAATCACGGAGACTTCTCCCAGACTGCCCTGATCGGACTTCAGCCAAGAGGTATTTATCTGGCTGACAGAATTTATAATACCCTGCAGAAGCTGCTGCCAGATGTAAAAATCCAATACGGAAGAATTGACATCACCTTTTACCGTGATGATTTCAATAAAGGGAAAGCACTGCATGTGCCTAACGAAACGGCTATTGATTTTTCAATTGAAAATAAGAAGGTAGTATTGATCGATGACGTATTATATACAGGTCGTACTACCCGTTCTGCATTAGATGCAATGCTGGATTTCGGCAGACCGTCTGCAGTGGAATTACTTGTTTTAATAGATCGTCGTTTTACCCGTGAGCTGCCAATACAGGCGGATTATACAGGCCGTGAAATTGATGCCGTGAATTCGGAAAAGGTGAAGGTGCGCTGGAAAGATAGGGATGGGCATGACGATGTAATTATCGAATAGGGGCAAATTTGCGGAAGATTTTAAATTTGGAATAGTGCATTGGGATGAGTCTTTTGCAGGAAGCCTTTTTTTCAATTTTTTCTTATGAATGCCATCATTCCAGCGCTATGAGCACAACTTTTTGGTAAAA
This window of the Chitinophaga sancti genome carries:
- the pyrR gene encoding bifunctional pyr operon transcriptional regulator/uracil phosphoribosyltransferase PyrR, translated to MKTILSGTQVAITVDRLCHQLIENHGDFSQTALIGLQPRGIYLADRIYNTLQKLLPDVKIQYGRIDITFYRDDFNKGKALHVPNETAIDFSIENKKVVLIDDVLYTGRTTRSALDAMLDFGRPSAVELLVLIDRRFTRELPIQADYTGREIDAVNSEKVKVRWKDRDGHDDVIIE